A region of Photobacterium sanguinicancri DNA encodes the following proteins:
- a CDS encoding COG3650 family protein, translated as MMKLWTPLALPLATLALLAGCASQPDQTGNTSQTTPATDAITGVLANTETGSGSKVQAFMMRGMVTWGHESYTFQPCNSTKQYWIVFPPSDHNEIRKIAPYNYEPMYAEVIGMLEPAPEDGFAADYDGRLRVKQTNLLSAEMRGGCQMSAHTTSAFGMEPSWNVKIQKDAVVFSQIGANNQQQAITQRQATSGKQVYQGKDFRLVLTKGHCNDTMSDSLYGWQSSLTWQGKKFKGCATLGATDVTANWVGQYKTTADATNTPGLTTTLTLLPDHSAITRYEYDSNEPALEEEGLWQQVSEDSVKVMMTSHQGRRLLSERIYTLEDTEKGQRLIAHDEIINGNEYSLGDGGLQLKRQP; from the coding sequence ATGATGAAGCTTTGGACTCCGCTGGCGCTGCCACTCGCAACTCTCGCGTTATTAGCAGGCTGTGCCAGCCAACCCGACCAAACGGGTAACACCAGCCAAACAACACCGGCTACCGATGCCATAACAGGTGTCCTCGCCAATACCGAGACTGGCTCGGGATCCAAAGTTCAAGCTTTTATGATGCGCGGCATGGTGACATGGGGCCATGAAAGCTACACCTTCCAGCCTTGCAACAGCACTAAGCAATATTGGATTGTGTTTCCACCTAGCGACCACAACGAAATTCGAAAAATTGCGCCGTACAATTATGAGCCAATGTATGCCGAGGTCATCGGGATGCTCGAACCTGCCCCAGAAGATGGTTTTGCCGCAGATTACGACGGCCGCCTAAGGGTAAAACAAACTAACCTTCTATCCGCAGAAATGCGTGGCGGTTGCCAAATGAGCGCCCATACCACCAGCGCATTTGGCATGGAGCCAAGCTGGAACGTTAAGATTCAAAAAGATGCGGTTGTTTTCTCGCAAATAGGTGCGAATAATCAGCAACAAGCGATCACGCAACGCCAAGCCACGTCGGGCAAGCAAGTTTACCAAGGCAAAGATTTCCGCTTAGTACTTACCAAAGGCCATTGCAACGACACCATGAGTGATTCGCTCTACGGGTGGCAATCAAGCCTCACTTGGCAAGGTAAAAAATTCAAAGGCTGTGCCACCTTGGGGGCTACCGATGTAACCGCTAATTGGGTCGGCCAATACAAAACGACGGCCGATGCCACCAACACTCCAGGGCTAACAACCACACTCACTCTGTTGCCCGATCACTCAGCTATAACTCGCTATGAATACGACAGCAATGAGCCCGCACTGGAAGAAGAGGGTTTATGGCAGCAAGTCAGCGAAGACAGTGTCAAAGTAATGATGACCTCACACCAAGGCCGTCGGCTACTGAGTGAGCGTATTTACACCCTTGAAGACACCGAAAAAGGTCAACGACTCATCGCTCATGATGAAATCATTAACGGCAACGAATACAGTTTAGGCGACGGGGGGTTACAGCTGAAACGTCAGCCATAA
- a CDS encoding tRNA-uridine aminocarboxypropyltransferase, producing MSCPRCGFTHNCICSHEPKLTSSAHFVLLTHPNECRKATNTGELMIRTLPHCERVIWDRVNSPTALIDKLADPLYQPWLLFPADDEHPATPFTGAPESLPSCSTAAISTVIPLFVLLDATWQEARKMVRKSPWLATLPRLSLTPTALSQYQLRRNQQAGNLCTCETGVALLSLLNQPQQANQLQHYFTAFSAVFHADRSGHRRH from the coding sequence ATGTCTTGCCCACGCTGTGGCTTCACGCATAACTGTATTTGTTCACATGAACCCAAGTTAACCAGCTCTGCTCATTTTGTGTTGCTGACCCACCCAAATGAATGCCGCAAAGCCACCAATACAGGCGAACTCATGATCCGAACCTTGCCGCATTGCGAGCGCGTTATTTGGGATCGGGTTAATTCACCAACAGCGCTAATTGATAAGCTAGCCGATCCTCTCTATCAACCTTGGTTACTATTTCCTGCTGATGATGAGCATCCCGCGACCCCATTTACGGGCGCACCAGAGTCACTGCCATCATGCTCTACGGCGGCAATCTCAACCGTAATACCGCTATTTGTGTTGTTAGATGCTACTTGGCAGGAAGCGCGAAAAATGGTGAGAAAAAGCCCGTGGCTCGCGACGTTACCCCGCCTAAGTTTAACGCCGACAGCACTCTCTCAATATCAGCTGCGCCGTAACCAGCAAGCCGGTAATTTATGTACCTGCGAAACAGGGGTTGCGCTACTGTCATTATTAAATCAGCCTCAGCAAGCCAACCAACTTCAACACTATTTCACCGCTTTTTCTGCGGTATTCCATGCTGATCGCAGCGGTCATCGCCGACATTAA
- a CDS encoding EVE domain-containing protein codes for MAKWLFKTEPDAFSIDTLKQQKVSCWEGVRNYQARNMMRDAIKLGDEVFIYHSSCKDVGVVGIATVVKEAYPDHFQFDPQSPYHDPKSTPDNPRWIMVDIEYQRHLRLVSLKRMKATEALVAMPLVQRGNRLSIMPVTEQEWTTILQMTGQY; via the coding sequence ATGGCGAAATGGTTATTTAAAACAGAACCAGATGCGTTCTCGATAGACACTTTAAAGCAGCAAAAAGTTTCATGTTGGGAAGGCGTACGCAATTATCAAGCCCGTAATATGATGCGCGATGCGATCAAATTAGGTGATGAAGTCTTTATTTACCACTCGTCTTGTAAAGACGTGGGCGTGGTGGGTATTGCGACTGTCGTAAAAGAGGCATACCCAGACCATTTTCAATTTGATCCGCAAAGCCCTTACCATGACCCAAAATCGACACCCGACAACCCGCGTTGGATCATGGTTGATATTGAATACCAACGGCATTTACGTTTAGTGTCGTTAAAACGGATGAAGGCGACAGAAGCGCTGGTGGCGATGCCATTGGTACAGCGAGGAAATCGTTTGAGCATCATGCCTGTGACAGAGCAAGAGTGGACCACGATATTACAGATGACCGGGCAGTATTAA
- a CDS encoding coniferyl aldehyde dehydrogenase: MTVAPSTVSERVTPEKIGSNHPASDNIVTDHFDITQLQFQLDQQRQAFNAQPYPDLAERISHLKALKKAILNHKKALCQALDQDFGQRSNHDSLISDVLPCIQNINYTVKRLKKWMKPSRRHAGLLLAPAKVEVIYQPLGVVGIIVPWNFPVMLSMGPLITTLAAGNRAMIKLSEFTPKTNVVITQLLADAFTTEQVSVVEGEADVAAAFSGLAFDHLIFTGSTTVGRHVMRAAADNLTPVTLELGGKSPVLVAPDMPLATAVERMIFGKSLNGGQICVAPDYALVPEEKVRDFVEEYKKQFNKMYPKGVANKDFTSVINARQYQRLSDYLTDAKQQGAEIIPCHDDARNDEQHRMVTHLVLETKDTMQLMQDEIFGPILPIVPYHSIDDALTYIQQRPRPLAFYLMSFDPELQLRVKTTTHAGGMAINESIFQVAADDAPFGGVGASGMGHYHGHEGFLTFSKAKTVLTRGKINTGKLVTPPYGGIIQKIMLAFFIR; this comes from the coding sequence ATGACTGTGGCACCCTCTACTGTTTCCGAGCGCGTAACTCCTGAGAAAATCGGTTCGAATCATCCCGCTTCCGATAATATCGTCACTGACCACTTCGATATCACTCAGCTTCAGTTCCAATTAGACCAACAACGCCAAGCATTTAATGCACAGCCCTATCCAGATCTCGCTGAACGTATCAGCCACTTAAAAGCCCTAAAAAAGGCAATACTGAACCATAAAAAAGCCTTATGCCAAGCACTCGACCAAGACTTTGGTCAGCGCAGTAACCATGACAGCCTGATCAGTGATGTTTTGCCCTGTATTCAGAATATTAACTACACCGTTAAACGCTTGAAGAAGTGGATGAAGCCGTCTCGCCGTCATGCAGGGCTACTACTCGCTCCAGCAAAAGTGGAAGTGATTTATCAGCCCTTGGGCGTTGTGGGCATTATCGTGCCGTGGAATTTCCCTGTGATGCTAAGCATGGGGCCACTGATCACCACTCTTGCTGCCGGCAACCGCGCGATGATCAAGCTGAGTGAGTTCACACCAAAAACCAATGTCGTGATCACTCAGCTGCTCGCCGACGCTTTCACTACAGAGCAAGTCAGTGTGGTCGAAGGCGAAGCCGATGTCGCAGCGGCCTTCAGCGGCCTAGCGTTCGACCATTTGATTTTCACTGGCTCAACCACTGTAGGTCGCCATGTCATGCGCGCTGCTGCCGACAACCTGACTCCAGTCACACTGGAATTAGGCGGAAAGTCGCCAGTGTTGGTCGCCCCCGATATGCCACTAGCCACTGCCGTTGAACGAATGATTTTTGGTAAAAGCCTCAATGGAGGCCAGATTTGTGTCGCCCCTGATTACGCACTAGTCCCAGAAGAGAAAGTGCGAGATTTTGTCGAAGAATATAAAAAGCAGTTCAATAAGATGTACCCGAAAGGGGTGGCAAACAAAGACTTCACTTCGGTGATCAATGCTCGCCAATACCAACGACTAAGCGATTACTTAACCGATGCTAAGCAGCAAGGTGCCGAAATAATTCCGTGCCATGATGACGCCCGTAACGACGAGCAGCACCGCATGGTGACGCATTTGGTACTCGAAACTAAAGATACAATGCAGTTGATGCAGGATGAGATCTTTGGCCCTATCTTACCTATCGTGCCATATCACTCAATCGATGATGCATTAACCTATATTCAGCAACGCCCTCGCCCGCTAGCCTTTTACTTGATGAGTTTTGACCCTGAGCTACAGCTTCGAGTAAAAACCACCACTCACGCCGGTGGTATGGCAATCAACGAATCTATCTTTCAAGTAGCAGCTGATGACGCACCATTCGGCGGTGTCGGCGCTTCTGGGATGGGGCACTATCATGGTCATGAAGGCTTTCTAACCTTTTCCAAAGCCAAAACCGTGCTCACTCGCGGGAAAATAAATACCGGTAAGCTGGTCACGCCACCGTATGGCGGTATTATTCAAAAAATCATGTTAGCCTTCTTTATTCGCTAA